The proteins below are encoded in one region of Paracoccus methylovorus:
- a CDS encoding multidrug effflux MFS transporter yields the protein MPDPIVRPIRKQSLPEFIAMLALIFAVIAFSIDSMLPALPEIAATLTPDNINRAQLVLTSFVGGLGLGLLVSGPLSDALGRKPVITAGFALYAVAAVAAIFADSLELLLAARFVQGLGAAAPRIVALAMVRDLYQGREMARITSFVMMIFILVPAVAPSIGAVIIHFVGWRGVFGSFVVLALIGSLWLNLRRPETLPVEARRPLNLRSMAAAAREVLSNAQVQLVTLVMTLGFGQMFALLSSAQQLFADTYDKGESFPAWFAAMALLSGTGTVLNARYVVRLGMRKIVGWAYGMQVVVSGVMTILVFCDLLPEALRFPFFFVWAVSVFFMAGVTFGNLNAMALQRMGHVAGMAASVVGALSTLGAVLIAAPIGLLYDGSARPIVLATLVCSGLALILMRYVREA from the coding sequence ATGCCCGATCCGATTGTTCGACCGATCCGCAAGCAATCCTTGCCGGAATTCATCGCGATGCTGGCGCTGATCTTTGCCGTCATCGCCTTTTCAATCGATTCGATGCTGCCGGCACTGCCCGAGATCGCCGCCACCCTGACGCCGGACAACATCAACCGCGCGCAACTCGTGCTGACCTCGTTTGTGGGCGGGCTGGGACTGGGTCTGCTGGTCAGCGGCCCGCTTTCCGATGCCTTGGGTCGCAAACCGGTCATCACCGCAGGTTTCGCGCTTTACGCCGTTGCCGCCGTCGCCGCGATCTTTGCCGATTCGCTGGAGTTGCTGCTGGCGGCGCGGTTTGTGCAGGGCTTAGGTGCTGCGGCGCCGCGCATCGTTGCGCTGGCCATGGTGCGCGATCTGTATCAGGGGCGCGAGATGGCGCGGATCACCAGCTTCGTCATGATGATCTTTATCCTCGTGCCGGCGGTGGCGCCTTCGATCGGCGCGGTGATCATCCATTTCGTCGGCTGGCGCGGGGTGTTCGGCTCTTTCGTCGTGCTGGCGTTGATCGGCAGCCTCTGGCTGAACCTGCGCCGTCCCGAGACGCTGCCCGTCGAAGCACGCAGGCCGCTGAACCTGCGCAGCATGGCCGCTGCGGCGCGCGAGGTGTTGAGTAATGCCCAGGTGCAATTGGTGACGCTGGTGATGACGCTGGGCTTTGGACAGATGTTCGCCCTGCTGAGTTCCGCCCAGCAGCTTTTTGCGGATACTTATGACAAGGGCGAAAGCTTTCCCGCCTGGTTTGCCGCGATGGCGTTGCTGTCGGGCACCGGAACGGTGCTGAACGCGCGCTATGTCGTGCGGCTGGGCATGCGGAAGATCGTGGGTTGGGCCTATGGCATGCAGGTCGTGGTCTCGGGCGTAATGACGATTCTGGTGTTTTGCGACCTGCTGCCCGAGGCCCTGCGCTTTCCGTTCTTCTTTGTCTGGGCGGTCAGTGTGTTCTTCATGGCCGGAGTCACATTCGGCAACCTGAATGCCATGGCCTTGCAGCGCATGGGGCATGTGGCGGGGATGGCGGCCTCGGTCGTGGGTGCGCTTTCCACGCTGGGCGCTGTGTTGATCGCTGCGCCGATCGGGCTGCTATATGACGGCAGCGCCCGGCCGATCGTTCTGGCGACTCTGGTCTGCTCGGGTTTGGCGTTGATTCTGATGCGTTACGTGCGCGAGGCGTGA
- a CDS encoding DUF1489 family protein, whose product MSASLNLMKLCVGCDDPAELAAWQKQRFSGGPARHVTRMWPKREAELLDGGSIYWVFKGVMQARQRVLELQETIGEDGIRRCALILDPELVRVAGVPRRPFQGWRYLPGSEAPPDLPAGREDEPSLPPEIARALAEMGLR is encoded by the coding sequence ATGAGCGCGTCCCTGAACCTGATGAAACTCTGTGTCGGCTGCGATGATCCGGCCGAACTCGCCGCCTGGCAGAAGCAACGCTTCAGCGGCGGCCCTGCCCGCCATGTCACCCGCATGTGGCCAAAGCGCGAGGCCGAGTTGCTGGACGGTGGTTCGATCTATTGGGTGTTCAAGGGCGTGATGCAGGCCCGTCAGCGCGTTCTGGAGTTGCAAGAGACGATAGGTGAGGACGGCATACGCCGCTGCGCCCTGATCCTCGACCCCGAACTGGTGCGCGTCGCCGGTGTGCCGCGCCGTCCGTTTCAGGGCTGGCGCTACTTGCCCGGCAGCGAGGCCCCACCCGACCTGCCCGCAGGCCGCGAGGATGAACCTAGCCTACCGCCCGAAATCGCCCGGGCACTGGCCGAGATGGGTCTGCGCTGA
- a CDS encoding baeRF11 domain-containing protein, producing the protein MLYLDTPTARDLSALNEARDDVCVSIYLPTTPLTQDIQKARIKLANLSREAVRQLEDAGTDKRRLAALQEHLDDLADDDEFWRFQAHSLAVFATPDSLRTYRLANKLGQIIEVSDRFHLKPLIRAITFPHAANVLAISENAVRLVEVSPDLPATTVKVPDLPKDAASAVGKSTINDRSPSGRITGSEGQKVRLAQYVRKVDAALRPILAGSDVPLILAATQPVEAIFRSVSSIPALPQAITGSHDRTSDADLAKAARSILDAHYEEQIADFCALFDIRKGQRRTTTDISDAAQAATFGNIDRLLVDIEEVVDGMIDEETGAVTFDETGDAGNYGVVDEIAGRALRTGARVLGVRKNDIPGGKPLAAILRSPL; encoded by the coding sequence ATGCTTTATCTGGATACACCGACCGCACGCGACCTGTCCGCGCTGAACGAAGCGCGCGACGATGTCTGCGTATCAATCTATCTGCCGACGACACCGCTCACCCAGGATATCCAGAAGGCGCGCATCAAGCTTGCGAACCTGAGCAGGGAAGCCGTCAGGCAGCTGGAGGACGCGGGAACGGACAAGCGACGGCTGGCCGCGCTGCAGGAGCATCTGGATGATCTCGCCGACGACGACGAGTTCTGGAGGTTTCAGGCCCACAGCCTCGCCGTCTTCGCCACCCCGGATTCGCTGCGCACCTACCGGTTAGCCAACAAGCTCGGGCAGATCATTGAGGTCTCGGACCGCTTCCACCTGAAGCCGCTGATCCGCGCTATCACCTTCCCGCACGCCGCCAATGTTCTGGCGATTTCAGAAAACGCGGTGCGCCTGGTCGAGGTCTCGCCCGACCTTCCGGCAACCACTGTGAAGGTGCCCGATCTTCCGAAGGACGCGGCCAGCGCCGTCGGCAAATCCACCATCAACGACCGCTCGCCGAGCGGCCGCATCACCGGCAGCGAGGGACAGAAGGTGCGGCTGGCGCAATATGTGCGCAAGGTGGACGCAGCGCTTCGCCCGATCCTGGCAGGCAGCGACGTGCCCCTCATCCTCGCCGCAACGCAGCCCGTCGAGGCGATCTTCCGTTCGGTCAGTTCGATCCCCGCGCTGCCGCAAGCCATCACGGGTAGCCACGACAGGACCAGCGACGCCGATCTTGCAAAGGCCGCGCGGTCGATCCTCGACGCCCACTACGAGGAACAGATCGCGGATTTCTGCGCGCTGTTCGATATCCGCAAAGGGCAGCGCCGCACGACCACCGACATTTCGGATGCGGCCCAAGCGGCAACCTTCGGCAATATCGACCGGCTTCTGGTCGATATCGAAGAGGTGGTGGATGGCATGATCGACGAAGAGACCGGCGCAGTCACCTTCGACGAGACAGGCGATGCAGGCAACTACGGTGTCGTGGACGAGATCGCCGGTCGGGCGTTGCGTACGGGTGCCAGGGTGCTGGGCGTCCGCAAGAACGACATCCCTGGCGGAAAACCCCTGGCGGCCATCCTGCGCAGCCCGCTCTGA
- a CDS encoding outer membrane protein: MSKRVALGFAVTTFLASPASSGGYVAPVIQPQINTFVEVANPAFSWTGPYLGAYIGNTKIDMKSTGEIRHEAITVEHEAVTEEIPAEVIEHPEITEERVVDVIEHPEVTEERVVQEIVHPAVVEKVPAVIKEHPEIKEKVKIGSEEVQIGTETVLIREDVYRDENGEKQRDENHQTGWRHVPVYEEVPVIENRPIYEERVVQNAWVEVISPEKEVVVKDAWTETITETVVVQEASVEEITETVVVQQARTEVLKPARTVVVKEAWTEVVREAWTEQLTDSFSRDGNSYGLFAGYRYQWKNNFVGGVEVHYGRNNANEFNLAELESPAKFGKDTYGAELQAGYAIKRALPYIAVGYANVLDQSATTVALGLDYAVTDRVIIGAKYTRYDIGEISGMDSIYRYEADGNMVGLRAAIRF; encoded by the coding sequence ATGAGCAAGCGTGTCGCTCTGGGCTTTGCTGTAACCACATTTCTTGCATCGCCCGCATCCTCAGGTGGATATGTCGCCCCGGTGATTCAACCGCAGATTAATACGTTTGTGGAAGTCGCTAACCCGGCGTTCAGTTGGACTGGTCCTTACCTTGGAGCTTATATCGGGAACACCAAAATAGATATGAAATCTACCGGTGAAATCCGCCATGAGGCCATTACGGTCGAGCACGAAGCGGTCACTGAGGAAATTCCTGCTGAAGTTATTGAACATCCTGAAATTACTGAGGAACGGGTTGTTGATGTTATTGAGCACCCTGAAGTTACAGAGGAGAGAGTTGTCCAGGAGATTGTCCATCCGGCAGTCGTTGAGAAAGTTCCCGCTGTAATAAAAGAACATCCAGAAATAAAGGAAAAGGTAAAAATAGGTTCGGAAGAGGTTCAAATAGGAACTGAGACCGTTCTGATTAGAGAGGATGTATACCGAGACGAAAATGGCGAAAAACAACGAGATGAAAACCACCAAACTGGTTGGCGCCACGTCCCGGTTTATGAAGAAGTTCCGGTTATTGAAAATCGACCTATCTATGAAGAACGGGTAGTTCAAAATGCTTGGGTTGAAGTGATCTCTCCTGAAAAGGAAGTCGTGGTCAAAGACGCCTGGACTGAAACCATCACCGAAACTGTCGTGGTGCAAGAAGCTTCGGTTGAGGAAATCACCGAGACCGTCGTGGTTCAACAAGCCCGAACTGAGGTGCTCAAGCCCGCAAGGACAGTCGTGGTCAAGGAAGCCTGGACCGAGGTTGTCCGTGAGGCCTGGACCGAACAGCTCACCGACAGCTTCAGCCGGGACGGCAATAGCTATGGCCTGTTTGCCGGCTATCGCTACCAATGGAAAAACAACTTTGTCGGTGGTGTCGAAGTCCATTACGGCAGGAACAATGCCAACGAGTTCAACCTTGCAGAGCTCGAAAGTCCGGCGAAATTCGGTAAAGATACCTACGGCGCTGAACTCCAGGCGGGATACGCGATCAAACGTGCCCTCCCGTATATCGCGGTGGGTTATGCCAACGTGCTGGATCAGAGCGCTACGACCGTCGCGCTCGGGCTGGATTATGCCGTTACCGATCGGGTGATCATCGGCGCCAAATACACCCGCTATGACATTGGCGAGATCAGCGGCATGGATAGCATTTACCGATACGAAGCGGACGGCAACATGGTTGGCCTCCGGGCGGCGATCAGGTTCTGA
- a CDS encoding Hint domain-containing protein: MEARRATHTLGYFTLSNFSATNDVVPNNIDGLVVDHGSWQTPPPEGTTISFNFEAITTLNVEAEYEYFTDDPWNPEWTNADWPQHKQENTDALDIGSTTHAPGTLQLENEYEVVLQGDDGNTYTLVAVSAVTVNPYHIGNYDYRIGPEHGVIGFTFQGPWPPQGVTLTFVENVDGEKIDWENFVPEEEIPCFTSGTMILTDRGEVAVDDLQIGNLVMTRDNGLQPVRWIGSRKLSVTILAIKSNLRPIRIMTGALGEDLPAQDLLVSPQHRILVRSRIAQKMFGTDEVLVAAKQLLQLDGIDVAHDLREVEYFHILFDRHEVVISNGAETESLYTGPQALKAVGAAAREEIFTLFPELREMTDSPLSVRLLGSGRQARKLALRHQQHRRALVS, encoded by the coding sequence ATGGAGGCCAGAAGGGCCACGCATACGCTTGGTTACTTTACCCTGAGCAATTTCAGCGCGACTAATGATGTTGTGCCGAACAATATTGATGGTTTGGTGGTTGATCATGGAAGTTGGCAAACCCCTCCTCCTGAGGGCACAACCATCAGCTTTAACTTTGAGGCCATTACAACTCTAAACGTTGAAGCCGAGTATGAGTATTTCACAGACGATCCGTGGAACCCCGAATGGACCAATGCCGACTGGCCACAACATAAGCAAGAAAACACCGATGCGCTGGACATCGGCAGCACCACGCACGCTCCGGGGACGCTGCAACTTGAAAACGAATATGAAGTCGTGTTGCAGGGCGACGACGGCAATACATATACTTTGGTCGCCGTCTCCGCAGTCACGGTAAACCCCTATCATATCGGGAATTATGATTATCGGATCGGCCCTGAACATGGTGTTATCGGTTTTACCTTCCAAGGCCCTTGGCCGCCTCAAGGCGTGACCTTGACCTTTGTCGAAAACGTGGATGGCGAGAAGATTGACTGGGAGAACTTTGTTCCAGAGGAAGAAATACCCTGCTTCACCAGCGGGACGATGATCCTGACGGATCGTGGTGAGGTGGCGGTTGACGATCTGCAAATTGGTAATCTGGTCATGACCCGTGACAACGGGCTGCAACCCGTCCGTTGGATCGGATCGCGCAAGCTCAGCGTGACAATCCTGGCGATCAAGTCCAATCTGCGCCCTATTCGCATCATGACGGGCGCGCTGGGTGAAGATCTTCCCGCGCAGGATCTCCTGGTCTCACCGCAGCATCGGATTCTGGTGCGTTCGCGCATTGCGCAGAAGATGTTCGGTACGGATGAAGTTCTGGTCGCTGCGAAGCAGCTCCTGCAGCTGGACGGTATCGATGTGGCGCACGACCTGAGAGAGGTCGAGTACTTCCATATCCTGTTCGACCGGCATGAAGTGGTCATTTCGAACGGTGCCGAAACCGAGTCGCTGTATACCGGACCTCAAGCGCTGAAGGCGGTTGGTGCTGCCGCACGTGAAGAGATCTTCACGCTCTTCCCTGAATTGCGCGAGATGACCGATTCTCCGTTAAGTGTGCGTCTGCTGGGCTCGGGTCGCCAGGCGCGCAAGTTGGCTCTGCGTCATCAGCAACACCGCCGGGCGCTTGTCTCCTGA
- a CDS encoding FkbM family methyltransferase, which translates to MDKNEELTGLLRKLIEQNNRHNEAIISLQKKLLHGVEDLRTTISFQSLKDKTIEFLFEDKLIRLFVPDADHDFVQRSILRGRCFYEAPVLRKVRESVNLAGKSVIDIGANIGNHTVFFSKICKAGKCIAFEPVPFLASIARRNVEINHLPKVEVLNLAVSDVAGKLSVSRHLAHNLGGTSFCEAEDGNIDSVRIDDLDLGHVDFIKIDVEGNAHKVLLGARETIMGSHPDIMIELFADEFDPSKEFLEDCGYGLLSDFGGKNYFFRHVG; encoded by the coding sequence ATGGATAAGAATGAAGAGCTCACAGGCCTTCTTCGAAAATTGATTGAACAGAACAACAGACATAATGAGGCGATCATTTCACTGCAAAAAAAATTATTGCATGGAGTGGAAGATCTTAGAACTACAATTTCTTTCCAAAGCCTTAAAGACAAAACAATTGAGTTCTTGTTTGAGGACAAGCTTATCAGGTTATTTGTTCCTGATGCTGACCATGATTTTGTGCAACGTTCAATTCTTCGGGGGCGATGCTTTTATGAGGCGCCTGTACTCCGAAAAGTTCGGGAATCTGTCAATCTTGCAGGAAAATCTGTAATTGATATTGGCGCCAATATTGGTAATCATACCGTATTCTTCTCAAAAATATGCAAGGCGGGAAAGTGTATAGCGTTCGAGCCCGTTCCTTTCCTGGCGTCCATTGCTCGGCGTAATGTCGAAATAAATCATCTTCCAAAAGTGGAAGTTCTAAATCTGGCTGTATCAGATGTGGCTGGAAAGCTTTCGGTTTCAAGGCATCTCGCGCATAATTTGGGTGGGACGTCCTTCTGCGAGGCGGAAGATGGAAATATAGATTCGGTCAGAATAGATGATCTCGATCTAGGTCATGTTGACTTCATTAAGATTGACGTTGAGGGAAATGCACACAAGGTTTTGCTGGGCGCCAGAGAAACGATCATGGGATCGCATCCAGACATCATGATCGAACTGTTTGCTGATGAATTTGATCCCAGCAAGGAGTTTTTGGAGGACTGCGGCTACGGCCTGCTTTCTGATTTTGGCGGCAAGAACTATTTCTTCCGCCATGTTGGCTGA